From a region of the Azospirillum formosense genome:
- a CDS encoding PAS domain S-box protein, with protein sequence MPLDGVTDALFRTVFDSASVGMVVAAPDGRIMAANPAFARSLGYSPRDMAGRHLADVTHPEDWAWESLRFGRVMRGEAAPAPFEKRFLRADGGVMRAAMRPSCLHGPDGRVRALAAVIEDVTTARAADEELQRSEARNRAIVEQAVETILTVDARGVIQAANQAAELLLGYSPDELTGRHISVLMPPEEAAQHGTHMRRYRDTGVRQVIGVGREVTVLRRDGTTMVAWLSLSEIDLPGFHVFVAMLRDLSAFKAAEQALIEAKEAAELANRAKTAFLANMSHELRTPLNGILGFADVIHQQMLGSLENPMYVNFAAEIKRSGELLLANINDLLEMATIEAGQVGLEEALCDFRDVVVSCVRLVAKRAERGKLQVEADIASELPPLMADPRALKQVLLHLLSNAIKFTPEGGRIGVSARVDSAGALVAEVFDSGVGIPDDRLETVFQPFFQGDSSLARRFDGIGLGLSIAKSLVERHGGRLEIRSREGTGTSVVIHLPKDRFLTDW encoded by the coding sequence ATGCCCCTGGATGGCGTGACGGACGCCCTGTTCCGCACCGTCTTCGACAGCGCGTCGGTCGGCATGGTCGTGGCCGCGCCGGACGGGCGCATCATGGCCGCCAATCCCGCCTTTGCCCGCAGCCTGGGATACAGCCCGCGGGACATGGCCGGACGGCATCTGGCCGACGTCACCCACCCGGAGGACTGGGCCTGGGAAAGCCTGCGCTTCGGCCGGGTGATGCGGGGCGAAGCGGCACCGGCCCCTTTCGAGAAGCGGTTCCTGCGCGCCGACGGCGGGGTGATGCGCGCGGCCATGCGCCCGTCCTGCCTGCACGGCCCCGACGGGCGGGTGCGGGCGCTGGCCGCGGTGATCGAGGACGTGACGACCGCCCGCGCCGCCGACGAGGAACTCCAGCGCAGCGAGGCGCGCAACCGCGCCATCGTGGAACAGGCGGTCGAGACCATCCTGACCGTGGACGCCCGCGGCGTCATCCAGGCCGCCAACCAGGCGGCGGAGCTGCTCCTCGGCTACAGCCCGGACGAGCTGACCGGCCGGCACATTTCCGTCCTGATGCCGCCGGAGGAGGCCGCGCAGCACGGCACCCACATGCGCCGCTACAGGGACACGGGGGTGCGACAGGTCATCGGCGTCGGGCGGGAGGTGACCGTCCTCCGGCGGGACGGCACCACCATGGTCGCCTGGCTGTCCCTGTCGGAGATCGACCTGCCGGGCTTCCACGTATTCGTCGCGATGCTGCGCGACCTCAGCGCCTTCAAGGCCGCCGAGCAGGCGCTGATCGAGGCCAAGGAGGCGGCGGAGCTGGCCAACCGCGCCAAGACCGCCTTCCTCGCCAACATGAGCCACGAGCTGCGCACGCCGCTGAACGGCATCCTGGGCTTCGCCGACGTGATCCACCAGCAGATGCTGGGATCGCTGGAAAACCCCATGTACGTCAACTTCGCGGCGGAGATCAAACGGTCGGGCGAGCTGTTGCTGGCCAACATCAACGACCTGCTGGAGATGGCCACCATCGAGGCCGGTCAGGTCGGGCTGGAGGAGGCGCTCTGCGATTTCCGCGACGTGGTGGTGTCCTGCGTCCGTCTGGTCGCCAAGCGGGCGGAGCGCGGCAAGCTGCAGGTCGAGGCCGACATCGCCAGCGAGCTGCCGCCCCTGATGGCCGACCCGCGGGCGCTGAAGCAGGTGCTGCTGCATCTCCTGTCCAACGCCATCAAGTTCACGCCGGAAGGCGGGCGCATCGGCGTGTCGGCCCGCGTGGACTCCGCGGGCGCCCTGGTGGCCGAGGTGTTCGACAGCGGCGTCGGCATCCCGGACGACCGTCTGGAAACGGTCTTCCAGCCCTTCTTCCAGGGGGATTCCTCGCTGGCCCGCCGGTTCGACGGCATCGGGCTCGGCCTGTCCATCGCCAAGTCGCTGGTGGAACGCCATGGCGGCCGGCTGGAGATCCGCTCACGCGAGGGCACCGGCACGTCGGTCGTCATCCACCTGCCGAAGGACCGCTTCCTGACCGACTGGTGA
- a CDS encoding lactate utilization protein C, with amino-acid sequence MADTGSARAQILGGIRKALNSAEGSEEARRRLATHPRNLIPARAQRPHDEQVELFAAMATEVSATVELLGGMAEVPGAVADYLAGLNLPAELRVAPDAALDSIPWDQRRTLTVTRGRARDSDGASLTGAFAGVAETGTLMLLSGAERPTTLNFLPDTHIVVLRRGQIVGTMEDAWDRLRAAGGEDGGKGALPRTVNFITGPSRTGDIEMRIELGAHGPRRLHILLVED; translated from the coding sequence ATGGCCGACACCGGTTCCGCCCGCGCCCAGATCCTGGGCGGCATCCGTAAGGCGCTGAACTCCGCCGAGGGGTCCGAGGAGGCGCGCCGGAGGCTCGCCACCCACCCGCGCAACCTGATCCCGGCCCGCGCCCAGCGCCCCCACGACGAGCAGGTCGAGCTGTTCGCCGCCATGGCGACGGAGGTCTCGGCGACCGTCGAACTTCTGGGCGGAATGGCCGAGGTGCCGGGGGCGGTGGCCGACTATCTGGCCGGGCTGAACCTGCCCGCCGAGCTGCGCGTCGCTCCGGACGCCGCCCTGGATTCCATCCCCTGGGACCAGCGCCGGACCCTGACCGTGACCAGGGGCCGCGCCCGCGACAGCGACGGCGCGTCGCTGACCGGCGCCTTCGCCGGGGTGGCGGAGACCGGGACGCTGATGCTCCTTTCGGGAGCGGAACGGCCGACCACGCTGAACTTCCTGCCCGACACCCACATCGTCGTGCTGCGGCGCGGCCAGATCGTCGGCACCATGGAGGACGCCTGGGACCGGCTGCGCGCCGCCGGGGGCGAGGATGGCGGAAAAGGCGCCCTGCCCCGCACCGTCAACTTCATCACCGGGCCGTCGCGCACCGGCGACATCGAGATGCGGATCGAGCTGGGCGCCCACGGGCCGCGGCGCCTTCACATTCTTCTGGTGGAGGATTGA
- a CDS encoding helix-turn-helix transcriptional regulator, whose amino-acid sequence MTPFGERVRALREGKSVTLKQMAADLHISSAYLSALEHGKRGQPSAQLVRQICAYFGIIWDEAEELERLADLSHPRVTVDTAGLNPKATELANRLAERIHDLDDGTLDRLLLLLDEAPARGGAAVRRRAAPRRR is encoded by the coding sequence ATGACACCCTTCGGCGAACGGGTCCGCGCGCTGCGCGAGGGCAAGAGCGTGACGCTCAAGCAGATGGCCGCCGACCTGCACATCTCCTCGGCCTATCTGTCGGCGCTGGAGCACGGCAAGCGCGGCCAGCCCTCCGCCCAGCTCGTCCGGCAGATCTGCGCCTATTTCGGCATCATCTGGGACGAGGCGGAGGAGCTGGAACGGCTGGCCGACCTGTCGCACCCGCGCGTGACGGTGGACACCGCCGGACTCAACCCGAAGGCGACCGAGCTGGCGAACCGGCTGGCCGAGCGCATCCACGACCTGGACGACGGCACGCTGGACCGGCTGCTGCTGCTGCTGGACGAGGCACCGGCCCGCGGCGGTGCGGCGGTGCGGCGACGGGCGGCTCCCCGGCGGCGCTGA
- a CDS encoding Smr/MutS family protein, with protein MNRRRSVSTEERRLWRIAMRDAEPMPGRTIEDPDPPAPTGEPEPVATTASPPPTLPPRGGVPKGGRPSQPPLKVGNLDNIDRRTADRFARGEMEIDGRIDLHGMSQAQAHGALSGFVHRAWHEGRRCVLVITGKGTYTGGAGVLRQSVPRWLADAALRPMVLAVRPAQPRHGGEGALYVLVKRRRDHHPGGHR; from the coding sequence ATGAACCGCCGCCGCTCGGTCTCCACCGAGGAGCGGCGGCTGTGGCGGATCGCCATGCGCGACGCGGAGCCGATGCCGGGCCGGACCATCGAGGACCCCGATCCTCCCGCCCCCACGGGCGAGCCGGAACCGGTCGCCACCACCGCCTCCCCGCCCCCCACCCTGCCGCCGCGCGGCGGCGTGCCGAAGGGCGGACGCCCGTCGCAACCGCCGCTGAAGGTCGGCAACCTCGACAACATCGACCGACGCACCGCCGACCGCTTCGCGCGCGGCGAGATGGAGATCGACGGCCGCATCGATCTGCACGGAATGAGCCAGGCCCAGGCCCACGGCGCCCTGTCCGGCTTCGTCCACCGCGCTTGGCACGAGGGGCGGCGCTGCGTGCTGGTCATCACCGGCAAGGGCACCTACACCGGCGGGGCCGGCGTGCTGCGCCAGTCGGTGCCGCGCTGGCTGGCCGACGCCGCCCTGCGCCCGATGGTGCTGGCGGTGCGCCCGGCGCAGCCCCGGCACGGCGGCGAGGGGGCGCTGTACGTCCTCGTGAAGCGGCGGCGCGATCATCACCCGGGCGGGCACCGGTAG